In one window of Burkholderia sp. NRF60-BP8 DNA:
- a CDS encoding efflux RND transporter permease subunit produces MDFSRFFIDRPIFAVVLSIVIFAIGLISIPMLPAGEYPEVVPPSVVVRATYPGANPKEIAESVAEPLEEAINGVEGIMYMKSVAGSDGSLQVVVTFLQGVDPDTAAVRVQNRVSQALSRLPDEVRQYGVTTQKQSPTPLMYVSLYSPDNSRDSLYLRNYLTLHVKDELSRLTGIGDVGVYGSGDYAMRLWLDPNRLASRGLTASDVIAAVREQNVQVSAGQLGAEPSPKQNDFLVSINVRGRLRTVQEFGDIVLRNGDDGQVVKLSDVARIELGAGDYTLRSYFNDRHSAVVGIFLSPGANALDVAKAVYAKLDELSKRFPPGVAYRPVWDPTVFVRESIRAVQHTLIEAVVLVVLVVILFLQTWRASIIPLVAVPVSVVGTFAWLYLLGYSINTLTLFGLVLAIGIVVDDAIVVVENVERNIAQGLSPRDAAHQAMREVSGPIVAIALVLCAVFVPMAFMSGVTGQFYKQFAVTIAISTVISAINSLTLSPALAAKLLRPHGAPKDALTRALDRAFGWLFRPFNRFFERSSDRYHGVVGRMLKRRGGVFAVYAALLAATALLFDAVPGGFIPVQDKLYLFAGAKLPEGASLARTSAVTEQMTKIALGTDGVEMVPAFAGLNALQGVNTPNITNSYVILKPFDRRHRSAAQINADLNARFAAIGGGITYALMPPPIQGLGNGSGYSLYLEDRGGLGYGELQKALGAFQAAVAKTPGMSYPVSSYQANIPQLEVKVDRLKAKAQGVALTDLFNTLQVYLGSMYVNDFNVFGRVYRVMAQADAGHRQTAADIANLRTRNAKGEMVPIGSMVTVGPAYGPDPVVRYNGYPAADLIGDADPKTMSSSQAIAKLQQIAKDVLPPGITLEWTDLSYQQVTQRNAAIVVFPLAVMLVFLVLASLYESWTLPLAVILIVPVCMCAALFGVWLSGGDNNVFVQVGLVVLMGLACKNAILIVEFARELEIQGKGAVEAALEACRLRLRPIVMTSVAFIAGSVPLLIGSGAGSEVRAATGVTVFAGMLGVTLFGLFLTPVFYVAIRKLAGGTPAVWREQHGTLEGESR; encoded by the coding sequence GGCAGCCTGCAGGTCGTCGTCACGTTCCTGCAGGGCGTCGACCCCGACACGGCCGCCGTGCGCGTGCAGAACCGCGTGAGCCAGGCGCTGTCGCGCCTGCCCGACGAGGTGCGCCAGTACGGCGTGACCACGCAGAAGCAGTCGCCGACGCCGCTGATGTACGTGAGCCTCTATTCGCCGGACAACAGCCGCGATTCGCTGTACCTGCGCAACTACCTGACGCTGCACGTGAAGGACGAACTGTCGCGGCTCACCGGCATCGGCGACGTCGGCGTGTACGGCTCCGGCGATTACGCGATGCGGCTGTGGCTCGACCCGAACCGGCTCGCGTCGCGCGGCTTGACCGCGAGCGACGTGATCGCGGCCGTGCGCGAGCAGAACGTGCAGGTGTCGGCCGGTCAGCTCGGCGCGGAGCCGTCGCCGAAGCAAAACGACTTCCTCGTGTCGATCAACGTGCGCGGCCGCCTGCGCACGGTGCAGGAATTCGGCGACATCGTGCTGCGCAACGGCGACGACGGCCAGGTCGTGAAGCTGTCCGACGTCGCCCGCATCGAGCTCGGCGCGGGCGACTACACGCTGCGTTCGTATTTCAACGACAGGCATTCCGCCGTGGTCGGCATCTTCCTGTCGCCGGGCGCGAACGCGCTCGACGTCGCGAAGGCCGTGTATGCGAAGCTCGACGAGCTGTCGAAGCGCTTTCCGCCCGGTGTCGCATACCGCCCCGTGTGGGACCCGACGGTATTCGTGCGCGAATCGATCCGCGCGGTGCAGCACACGCTGATCGAGGCCGTCGTGCTGGTCGTGCTCGTCGTGATCCTGTTCCTGCAAACGTGGCGCGCGTCGATCATTCCGCTCGTCGCGGTGCCGGTGTCGGTGGTCGGCACGTTCGCATGGCTCTATCTGCTCGGCTACTCGATCAACACGCTGACGCTGTTCGGGCTCGTGCTCGCGATCGGCATCGTCGTCGACGATGCGATCGTCGTCGTCGAGAACGTCGAGCGCAACATCGCGCAGGGGCTGAGCCCGCGCGACGCCGCACACCAGGCGATGCGCGAGGTGTCGGGGCCGATCGTCGCGATCGCGCTCGTGCTGTGCGCGGTGTTCGTGCCGATGGCTTTCATGTCGGGCGTGACCGGCCAGTTCTACAAGCAGTTCGCGGTGACGATCGCGATCTCGACGGTGATCTCCGCGATCAACTCGTTGACGCTGTCGCCCGCGCTCGCCGCGAAGCTGCTGCGTCCGCACGGCGCGCCGAAGGATGCGCTGACGCGTGCGCTCGATCGCGCATTCGGCTGGCTGTTCCGTCCGTTCAACCGGTTCTTCGAACGCAGCTCCGATCGTTACCACGGCGTCGTCGGCCGCATGCTGAAGCGGCGCGGCGGGGTGTTCGCGGTCTATGCGGCGCTGCTCGCGGCGACCGCGCTGCTGTTCGACGCGGTGCCGGGCGGCTTCATCCCGGTGCAGGACAAGCTGTACCTGTTCGCGGGCGCGAAGCTGCCGGAAGGCGCGTCGCTCGCGCGCACCAGCGCGGTGACCGAGCAGATGACGAAGATCGCGCTCGGCACCGACGGCGTCGAGATGGTGCCGGCGTTCGCCGGGCTGAACGCGTTGCAGGGCGTGAACACGCCGAACATCACGAACTCGTACGTGATCCTGAAGCCGTTCGACCGGCGTCATCGCAGCGCCGCGCAGATCAACGCGGACCTGAACGCGCGCTTCGCGGCGATCGGCGGCGGCATCACCTATGCGCTGATGCCGCCGCCGATCCAGGGTCTCGGCAACGGCTCCGGCTATTCGCTGTACCTGGAGGATCGCGGCGGGCTCGGCTACGGCGAATTGCAGAAGGCGCTCGGCGCGTTTCAGGCCGCGGTCGCGAAGACGCCGGGGATGAGCTATCCCGTCAGCTCGTACCAGGCGAACATCCCGCAGCTCGAGGTGAAGGTCGACCGGCTCAAGGCGAAGGCGCAGGGCGTCGCGCTGACCGATCTGTTCAATACGTTGCAGGTCTATCTCGGCTCGATGTACGTGAACGACTTCAACGTGTTCGGCCGCGTGTATCGCGTGATGGCGCAAGCGGATGCCGGTCACCGGCAGACGGCCGCCGACATCGCGAACCTGCGCACGCGCAACGCGAAGGGCGAGATGGTGCCGATCGGCTCGATGGTGACGGTCGGGCCCGCGTACGGCCCCGACCCGGTCGTCCGCTACAACGGTTATCCGGCCGCCGATCTGATCGGCGACGCCGATCCGAAGACGATGTCGTCGTCGCAGGCGATCGCGAAGCTGCAGCAGATCGCGAAGGACGTGCTGCCGCCGGGCATCACGCTCGAATGGACCGACCTCAGCTACCAGCAGGTCACGCAGCGCAACGCGGCGATCGTCGTCTTTCCGCTGGCCGTGATGCTGGTGTTCCTGGTGCTCGCGTCGCTGTACGAGAGCTGGACGCTGCCGCTCGCGGTGATCCTGATCGTGCCCGTGTGCATGTGCGCGGCGCTGTTCGGCGTGTGGCTGTCCGGCGGCGACAACAACGTGTTCGTGCAGGTCGGCCTGGTCGTGCTGATGGGGCTGGCGTGCAAGAACGCGATCCTGATCGTCGAATTCGCGCGCGAGCTCGAGATCCAGGGTAAGGGCGCGGTCGAAGCGGCGCTCGAAGCGTGCAGGCTGCGGCTGCGTCCGATCGTGATGACGTCGGTCGCGTTCATCGCGGGCTCGGTGCCGCTGCTGATCGGCAGCGGCGCGGGCAGCGAAGTGCGGGCGGCCACCGGCGTCACCGTGTTCGCCGGGATGCTCGGTGTCACGCTGTTCGGGCTGTTCCTGACGCCCGTGTTCTATGTGGCGATCCGCAAGCTCGCGGGCGGCACGCCGGCCGTCTGGCGCGAACAGCACGGCACCCTCGAAGGAGAAAGCCGATGA